A genomic segment from Streptomyces sp. NBC_00459 encodes:
- a CDS encoding carbohydrate ABC transporter permease yields MTTTAPEIGKKKPGSSKRGGVMGNTGLYIATGVAGLLFLLPFYLIVRNSLMTDQEITGENWKWFPTDIQWGNITEPFNDVTVDFAQSMWNSVVVAVLHTTGILLVCSLAGYGLARIPYKHANKVFYLVLTTLMVPTAVTFVPSFVLVSSLGWVDSYRGLIIPGLFSGFTCFLFRQYFLGFPKELEEAARVDGLGYWGAYWRVVVPNSLNFFAAIATITFINGWNSFLWPLVIGQDPSAWTVQVALSSYMTNQTVNFHLIFMATAISILPLVFVFLFLQRWLVQGIAQTGIKG; encoded by the coding sequence GTGACCACCACAGCACCCGAGATCGGGAAGAAGAAGCCGGGCAGTTCCAAGCGCGGCGGCGTCATGGGCAACACCGGTCTGTACATCGCGACCGGAGTCGCCGGGCTCCTCTTCCTGCTCCCCTTCTACCTGATCGTCCGCAACTCGCTGATGACGGACCAGGAGATCACCGGCGAGAACTGGAAGTGGTTCCCCACCGACATCCAGTGGGGCAACATCACCGAGCCGTTCAACGACGTCACCGTGGACTTCGCCCAGTCCATGTGGAACTCCGTGGTCGTCGCCGTCCTGCACACCACGGGCATCCTCCTGGTGTGCTCGCTCGCCGGATACGGGCTCGCGCGCATCCCGTACAAGCACGCCAACAAGGTGTTCTACCTGGTCCTGACCACCCTGATGGTCCCGACCGCCGTGACCTTCGTACCCAGCTTCGTCCTGGTCTCGTCCCTCGGCTGGGTGGACAGTTACCGAGGTCTCATCATCCCGGGCCTCTTCAGCGGTTTCACCTGCTTCCTCTTTCGGCAGTACTTCCTGGGGTTCCCGAAGGAGCTGGAGGAGGCGGCGCGCGTGGACGGGCTCGGCTATTGGGGTGCGTACTGGCGTGTCGTCGTACCCAACTCGCTGAACTTCTTCGCGGCCATCGCCACGATCACCTTCATCAACGGCTGGAACTCCTTCCTGTGGCCGCTGGTCATCGGCCAGGACCCCAGCGCCTGGACGGTGCAGGTGGCACTCTCGTCGTACATGACGAATCAGACGGTCAACTTCCACCTGATCTTCATGGCGACCGCCATTTCCATCCTGCCCCTGGTGTTCGTGTTCCTCTTCCTCCAGCGCTGGCTGGTGCAGGGGATCGCACAGACAGGCATCAAGGGCTGA
- a CDS encoding carbohydrate ABC transporter permease: MSTTTTRGVAQPAPAKVSKDRPRRGLRASSTFNFWLFTGPFLIGLIVFVFVPIGWSIYLSFFEARFTVTPSDFVGFENYKQVLTDVDFLNSLVTFTVFAAFIVPATWALSLGLALLVNRLRFMRAFFRSVFFLPTAVSYVAASLIWKMSIFNGVRFGLANTVIGWFGVDNIAWLASPDPPWYWLVIVTVRLWLQSGFYMILFIAALQNIPRELYEAASIDGAKPGWQTFRYITLPQLRATSTAVILLLLVAAYQAFDEFFNLLSKATWGQPPLVELYKMALGENQNYGAGSAGAVVLTMLICVVTLLQGKIMGFGRGEEGK; this comes from the coding sequence ATGTCGACCACCACCACGCGCGGGGTCGCCCAGCCCGCCCCGGCCAAGGTCTCCAAGGACCGGCCGCGGCGGGGCCTGCGGGCGAGCAGCACCTTCAACTTCTGGCTCTTCACCGGGCCGTTCCTCATCGGTCTGATCGTCTTCGTCTTCGTGCCCATCGGCTGGAGCATCTACCTCAGCTTCTTCGAGGCACGCTTCACGGTCACACCCAGCGACTTCGTCGGCTTCGAGAACTACAAGCAGGTCCTGACCGACGTCGACTTCCTCAACTCGCTGGTCACGTTCACCGTGTTCGCGGCGTTCATCGTCCCCGCCACCTGGGCCCTCTCTCTGGGCCTGGCGCTGCTGGTGAACCGGCTGCGGTTCATGCGGGCCTTCTTCCGGTCGGTCTTCTTCCTGCCCACGGCGGTCAGCTATGTCGCCGCCTCACTGATCTGGAAGATGTCCATCTTCAACGGCGTGCGGTTCGGCCTCGCCAACACCGTCATCGGCTGGTTCGGCGTCGACAACATCGCCTGGCTCGCGTCACCGGATCCGCCCTGGTACTGGCTGGTCATCGTGACCGTGAGGCTGTGGCTCCAGTCCGGCTTCTACATGATCCTGTTCATCGCGGCGCTGCAGAACATCCCGCGTGAGCTGTACGAGGCCGCCTCCATCGACGGCGCCAAGCCGGGCTGGCAGACCTTCCGCTACATCACGCTGCCCCAGTTGAGGGCGACGTCGACCGCGGTGATCCTGCTCCTGCTGGTCGCCGCCTACCAGGCCTTCGACGAGTTCTTCAACCTGCTCTCCAAAGCCACCTGGGGACAGCCCCCGCTGGTCGAGCTATACAAGATGGCCCTCGGTGAGAACCAGAACTACGGCGCGGGCAGCGCGGGCGCTGTCGTGCTGACGATGCTGATCTGCGTCGTCACCCTGTTGCAGGGCAAGATCATGGGCTTCGGAAGGGGTGAGGAGGGCAAGTGA
- a CDS encoding ABC transporter substrate-binding protein — protein sequence MSALSNSNWDRRNVLRAAMGLAAAGGLTACGGNTGRSSGGGSGDSLVQYFHAYGEAGTEQAIKKYAKAYKGANVTTQWITGSNFEQKLFAALLTKNAPDVFEFHPQIQLIKSGQVADLTDIIAPVKDDFNQADITSHTVDGKIYGVRMIDDPQFFFYRPSLFAKAKVEVPTTLEELIEVSAKLKTSKIKGAYLGNDLTPIQNNLIWSAGADTLTADNKPAFNTDGVAEGLKQLRTLFTSGNLLLGAPTDWWDPSAFTQGLTAIQWCGMWAMPAMIEALGDDIGIFPFPKVGSAGKQSVTNGGWSMFVNAKGKNVEAAKEYVKWLWIDQKQYQEDWATSYGFHIPPRTSIAQSATKLKTGLPAEGVKLFNEFGHFDNIGWTQAMIASVNDVMANSVRKDDDPKAQLDACEKKVDTELKKLFG from the coding sequence ATGTCGGCATTGAGCAACAGCAACTGGGACCGCCGGAACGTTCTGCGGGCCGCCATGGGTCTGGCCGCCGCCGGCGGACTGACCGCGTGCGGCGGGAACACCGGCCGCAGCAGCGGCGGCGGGTCGGGCGACTCGCTCGTCCAGTACTTCCACGCGTACGGCGAGGCGGGCACCGAGCAGGCCATCAAGAAGTACGCCAAGGCCTACAAGGGCGCCAACGTGACCACGCAGTGGATCACCGGCTCCAACTTCGAACAGAAGCTGTTCGCCGCGCTGCTCACCAAGAACGCACCCGACGTCTTCGAGTTCCACCCGCAGATCCAGCTCATCAAGAGCGGCCAGGTGGCGGATCTGACCGACATCATCGCCCCGGTCAAGGACGACTTCAACCAGGCCGACATCACGTCGCACACGGTCGACGGCAAGATATACGGCGTCCGGATGATCGACGACCCGCAGTTCTTCTTCTACCGCCCCTCGCTCTTCGCGAAGGCCAAGGTCGAGGTGCCGACCACGCTGGAGGAGCTGATCGAGGTCTCCGCCAAGCTCAAGACCAGCAAGATCAAGGGCGCCTACCTCGGCAACGACCTGACCCCGATCCAGAACAACCTGATCTGGTCGGCCGGCGCCGACACCCTCACCGCGGACAACAAGCCCGCCTTCAACACGGACGGCGTCGCCGAGGGGCTCAAGCAGCTGCGGACCCTGTTCACCAGCGGCAACCTGCTGCTCGGCGCTCCCACCGACTGGTGGGACCCCTCGGCCTTCACCCAGGGCCTGACGGCGATCCAGTGGTGCGGCATGTGGGCCATGCCCGCCATGATCGAGGCGCTCGGCGACGACATCGGCATCTTCCCCTTCCCGAAGGTCGGATCCGCCGGCAAGCAGTCGGTCACCAACGGCGGCTGGTCGATGTTCGTCAACGCCAAGGGCAAGAACGTCGAGGCGGCCAAGGAATACGTGAAGTGGCTGTGGATCGACCAGAAGCAGTACCAGGAGGACTGGGCCACCTCCTACGGCTTCCACATCCCGCCGCGCACGTCGATCGCCCAGAGCGCCACCAAGCTCAAGACCGGTCTGCCGGCCGAGGGCGTCAAGCTGTTCAACGAGTTCGGCCACTTCGACAACATCGGCTGGACCCAGGCCATGATCGCCTCGGTCAACGACGTGATGGCCAACTCCGTGCGTAAGGACGACGACCCGAAGGCCCAGCTCGACGCCTGCGAGAAGAAGGTCGACACCGAGCTCAAGAAGCTCTTCGGATAG
- a CDS encoding ROK family transcriptional regulator, whose protein sequence is MKRTSRDIRTANRYEVLRQIIAESPTSRQELAAATGLSLATVATLVGELIDLRMLTEVGFEDSAGGRPRGLVAVNTAGGALIGVDIAETYVRVELFDLGLNVLARAAEHMRPGEGRPEQVVGHVTTAVGSVVAQAGIEGARVLGVGVSVPGQVDRVTGVAEYAPNWDWHDVPLLDLLTEHIAYPLYLDNPLRACAVAELWFGAVRGHSNAVVVNLGTGVGAGLVIGGGVHRGVSNSAGEWGHTTLVLDGRLCHCGNHGCVETYVGAPGIMLNLAELDPGGTLLHPDDQTATVDALARGVAAGDPVAVRVIRDMARYLGASISDLVNLLNPEIVVLSSWVAATLGEPLVAEVREAVARHALKRPLAATEIVLSPIPGDPVCLGAATFALEGALSAVTQRSSAARRSGPAPLK, encoded by the coding sequence GTGAAGCGCACATCACGTGACATCCGCACCGCTAACCGCTACGAGGTGCTGCGCCAGATCATCGCCGAGTCACCGACGTCCCGGCAGGAGCTGGCCGCCGCCACCGGGCTCAGTCTCGCCACGGTCGCGACGCTCGTCGGGGAGCTCATCGACCTGCGGATGCTGACCGAGGTCGGCTTCGAGGACTCGGCGGGCGGGCGCCCCAGGGGGCTCGTGGCCGTCAACACCGCGGGCGGCGCGCTGATCGGCGTCGACATCGCGGAGACGTACGTCCGGGTCGAGCTCTTCGACCTGGGGCTGAACGTCCTGGCCCGCGCCGCCGAGCACATGCGCCCCGGCGAGGGCCGCCCCGAGCAGGTGGTCGGCCATGTCACCACGGCCGTCGGTTCGGTGGTCGCGCAGGCCGGGATCGAGGGCGCCCGGGTCCTCGGTGTCGGGGTGAGCGTGCCGGGCCAGGTGGACCGGGTCACCGGTGTCGCCGAGTACGCGCCCAACTGGGACTGGCACGACGTGCCCCTCCTCGACCTGCTCACCGAGCACATCGCGTATCCGCTGTACCTCGACAACCCGCTGCGTGCCTGCGCCGTGGCCGAGCTGTGGTTCGGTGCCGTACGGGGGCACTCCAACGCGGTCGTGGTGAACCTCGGGACGGGCGTCGGCGCCGGCCTGGTGATCGGCGGCGGGGTGCACCGGGGGGTGAGCAACAGCGCCGGCGAGTGGGGGCACACGACCCTCGTCCTGGACGGGCGGCTCTGTCACTGCGGCAACCACGGATGCGTCGAGACCTATGTCGGCGCGCCCGGAATCATGCTGAATCTGGCGGAGCTGGACCCCGGCGGCACGCTGCTGCATCCCGACGACCAGACGGCGACCGTCGACGCGCTGGCCCGTGGGGTCGCCGCCGGTGATCCGGTGGCCGTCAGGGTGATCCGGGACATGGCCCGCTATCTGGGCGCGAGCATCTCCGACCTGGTGAACCTGCTCAATCCTGAGATCGTCGTGCTGAGCAGCTGGGTCGCGGCCACGCTGGGCGAACCACTGGTCGCCGAGGTCCGTGAGGCGGTGGCCCGGCACGCGCTGAAACGGCCCCTGGCGGCCACCGAGATCGTCCTCTCCCCCATCCCGGGGGACCCGGTGTGCCTGGGCGCGGCGACCTTCGCCCTCGAAGGCGCGCTGTCCGCGGTCACCCAGCGGTCGTCGGCCGCCCGGCGCAGCGGTCCGGCGCCACTGAAATAG
- a CDS encoding FAD-binding protein — translation MAETLTNWAGNIIYTPTELHRPRSLDALRALVAESARVRVLGSGHSFNEIAEPGDGGVLLSLARLPQEVDVDTAARTVRVGGGVRYAELARVVHGRGLALPNMASLPHISVAGSVATGTHGSGVGNGSLAAPVRAVELVTADGSTVTITRGEDRFEGAVTALGALGVVTALTLDLEADFEVEQYVFTELPLDGLDFEAVAGAAYSVSLFTDWRAPGFGQVWLKRRTDQAPPDFPWAAPATEKMHPVPGMPAVNCTEQFGVPGPWHERLPHFRAEFTPSSGEELQSEYLLPRPYALDALRSLDAIRDVVAPVLQVCEVRTIAADTQWLSPAHGRDSVAFHFTWVADTAAVLPVVRRVEAALNPYGARPHWGKVFAVPAEVVRGRYPRLADFAALAAVLDPSKKFTNAFVREMLDD, via the coding sequence ATGGCCGAGACGCTGACCAACTGGGCGGGCAACATCATCTACACGCCCACGGAGCTGCACCGACCGCGCTCCCTGGACGCCCTGCGGGCGCTGGTGGCCGAAAGCGCGCGGGTGCGGGTGCTGGGCAGCGGTCACTCGTTCAACGAGATCGCCGAGCCGGGCGACGGCGGTGTCCTGCTCTCCCTCGCCAGGCTGCCGCAGGAGGTCGACGTCGACACCGCGGCCCGTACGGTACGGGTCGGGGGCGGGGTCCGGTACGCCGAGCTGGCGCGGGTCGTCCACGGGCGCGGGCTCGCGCTGCCGAACATGGCGTCCCTGCCGCACATCTCGGTGGCGGGTTCGGTGGCGACCGGGACCCACGGTTCGGGGGTGGGCAACGGTTCGCTCGCCGCGCCGGTGCGTGCGGTCGAGCTGGTCACGGCCGACGGCTCGACGGTGACGATCACGCGGGGCGAGGACCGGTTCGAGGGCGCGGTCACCGCGCTCGGCGCACTGGGCGTCGTCACGGCCCTCACCCTGGACCTGGAGGCGGACTTCGAGGTCGAGCAGTACGTGTTCACCGAACTGCCGCTGGACGGGCTGGACTTCGAGGCCGTGGCGGGCGCGGCGTACAGCGTGAGCCTGTTCACCGACTGGCGTGCGCCGGGCTTCGGTCAGGTGTGGCTGAAGCGGCGTACCGACCAGGCGCCGCCGGACTTCCCGTGGGCCGCGCCCGCCACCGAGAAGATGCACCCGGTGCCGGGAATGCCGGCCGTCAACTGCACCGAGCAGTTCGGTGTGCCGGGGCCCTGGCACGAGCGACTCCCGCATTTCCGGGCGGAGTTCACACCGAGCAGCGGCGAGGAGCTCCAGTCGGAGTACCTGCTGCCGCGCCCGTACGCCCTGGACGCCCTGCGGTCGCTGGACGCGATCCGGGACGTCGTCGCGCCGGTGCTCCAGGTGTGCGAGGTCAGGACGATCGCCGCCGACACCCAGTGGCTGAGCCCGGCGCACGGACGGGACAGTGTGGCGTTCCACTTCACCTGGGTGGCGGACACCGCCGCGGTGCTGCCCGTGGTGCGGCGGGTCGAGGCGGCGCTGAACCCGTACGGGGCGCGTCCGCACTGGGGCAAGGTGTTCGCCGTACCGGCGGAGGTGGTGCGCGGACGGTATCCGCGGCTGGCGGACTTCGCGGCGCTGGCGGCCGTCCTGGACCCCTCGAAGAAGTTCACGAACGCGTTCGTACGGGAGATGCTCGACGACTGA
- a CDS encoding radical SAM protein — protein MGSRTALVEDLMERFPHVPREAVFKEDLLRGGVAFDASALSDNEGGDVKPKSYFIFSFDHGTLPELGEAALRRPPEEIILTGGPYDLRRTVVSVRVNPASPYRVAADEHGVLGLYLDGKRISDVGVPPMPEYYKHKLSNGKSVMEVAPTIQWGYLIYLTVFRVCQYFGAKEECQYCDINHNWRQHKAAGRPYTGVKDVDEVLEALEIIDRYDTAKASTAYTLTGGAITSKLQGRDEADFYGMYAKAIEEHFPGRWIGKVVAQALPKDDVQRFKDYGVQIYHPNYEVWDEYLFKMYCPGKERYVGRDEWHKRILDSAEVFGARNVIPNFVAGVEMAEPFGFKTVDEAIESTTEGLRFFMSHGITPRFTTWCPEPTTPLGKANPQGAPLEYHIRLLQAYRRTMDDFGLDSPPGYGEPGPGRAVFSVSSFMDSLPARDPAPKI, from the coding sequence ATGGGCAGCCGCACCGCGCTGGTCGAGGATCTGATGGAGCGCTTTCCGCACGTACCGCGGGAAGCCGTCTTCAAAGAGGACCTGCTCAGGGGTGGTGTGGCCTTCGACGCGTCCGCGCTCAGCGACAATGAGGGCGGCGACGTCAAGCCGAAGTCCTACTTCATCTTCTCCTTCGACCACGGCACCCTCCCCGAGCTGGGCGAGGCCGCGCTGCGCCGCCCGCCGGAGGAGATCATCCTCACCGGCGGTCCGTACGACCTGCGCCGGACCGTCGTCTCGGTGCGTGTGAACCCTGCCTCGCCCTACCGGGTGGCCGCCGACGAGCACGGCGTCCTCGGCCTCTACCTGGACGGGAAGCGGATCTCCGACGTCGGGGTGCCGCCGATGCCCGAGTACTACAAGCACAAGCTCTCCAACGGGAAGTCCGTCATGGAGGTCGCCCCCACCATTCAGTGGGGCTACCTCATCTACCTGACCGTCTTCCGGGTCTGCCAGTACTTCGGCGCCAAGGAGGAGTGCCAGTACTGCGACATCAACCACAACTGGCGCCAGCACAAGGCGGCCGGGCGGCCCTACACGGGAGTGAAGGACGTCGACGAGGTCCTGGAAGCCCTGGAGATCATCGACCGCTACGACACGGCGAAGGCCTCCACCGCCTACACGCTCACCGGCGGCGCCATCACCTCCAAGCTCCAGGGCCGTGACGAGGCGGACTTCTACGGCATGTACGCCAAGGCCATCGAGGAGCACTTCCCGGGCCGCTGGATCGGCAAGGTCGTCGCCCAGGCCCTGCCGAAGGACGACGTGCAGCGCTTCAAGGACTACGGGGTGCAGATCTACCACCCCAACTACGAGGTGTGGGACGAGTACCTCTTCAAGATGTACTGCCCCGGCAAGGAGCGCTACGTGGGCCGCGACGAGTGGCACAAGCGCATCCTCGACTCGGCGGAGGTCTTCGGCGCGCGCAACGTCATTCCCAACTTCGTGGCCGGCGTCGAGATGGCCGAGCCGTTCGGCTTCAAGACGGTCGACGAGGCGATCGAGTCGACCACCGAGGGCCTGCGCTTCTTCATGTCGCACGGCATCACGCCCCGCTTCACCACCTGGTGCCCCGAGCCGACGACCCCGCTCGGCAAGGCCAACCCCCAGGGCGCGCCGCTGGAGTACCACATCCGGCTGTTGCAGGCCTATCGCCGGACGATGGACGACTTCGGTCTCGACTCGCCCCCCGGCTACGGCGAACCCGGCCCCGGCCGCGCCGTCTTCTCCGTCAGCTCCTTCATGGACAGCCTGCCGGCCCGGGATCCGGCGCCGAAGATCTGA
- a CDS encoding cellulose-binding domain-containing protein, with product MPDLPTPQDAAEAALFSECWDAVLSYADLCTSGSSAGTELAAEAFTHGIHAARAADFGARNTGRRIPRLPWIPLLLAAVRSTAASWEETGHGNHLDPDLRLWLNSDKAARYVGPPLRRPLALRALRDMQEPDAALLWLAEVEALPLPQVARRLGLDPESAAEELAQVRVLFRDRCQRNLLDTPMSPDCRRFARLLDAVTRSQGAEVPEDLSRHLATCVECAEAAACLRLYGGISGLPAALAGGVIGWGGLAYLERRRRAAEAGLLGGRSEAGINTGLTIGESRPRIGRTAIMIAAVIVSGLALTVSMMPFDGSGNAPSAKGGTTDGKPVVDPSSVLPSGLTVPVGSTRSPAPRQSDPESSPTPADKPDPEPQGTSAARGETPKPSPDKSEPVSCEVEYDLVNEWPDGFQATISVTSAKAIDGWRIAWSFRDGQQVGQMWDASFSQDGGRVTATAADYNRSVAADGTVSFGFLASWQGKNTAPFDFTLNGSSCAS from the coding sequence ATGCCAGATCTGCCGACCCCTCAGGACGCCGCCGAAGCAGCGCTGTTCTCCGAGTGCTGGGACGCGGTCCTCTCGTACGCCGACCTCTGCACGTCCGGCTCGTCCGCCGGCACCGAACTGGCCGCCGAGGCGTTCACCCACGGTATCCACGCGGCCCGGGCCGCCGACTTCGGGGCCCGCAACACAGGGCGCCGCATACCCCGCCTGCCCTGGATACCCCTGCTGCTGGCGGCAGTTCGCAGTACCGCCGCGTCCTGGGAGGAAACCGGGCACGGCAACCACCTCGACCCCGACCTGCGGCTGTGGCTCAACTCCGACAAGGCCGCCCGGTACGTCGGGCCGCCGCTGCGCCGCCCGCTCGCGCTGCGCGCCCTGCGTGACATGCAGGAACCGGACGCCGCCCTGCTCTGGCTGGCCGAGGTGGAGGCACTGCCGCTGCCCCAGGTGGCCCGTCGGCTCGGCCTCGACCCGGAGAGCGCCGCCGAGGAACTCGCCCAGGTACGCGTCCTGTTCAGGGACCGCTGCCAGCGCAACCTGCTCGACACCCCGATGAGCCCCGACTGCCGCCGCTTCGCCCGGCTGCTCGACGCGGTCACCCGCTCACAGGGAGCCGAGGTCCCCGAGGACCTCTCCCGGCACCTCGCGACCTGCGTGGAGTGCGCCGAGGCAGCCGCCTGCCTGCGGCTGTACGGCGGGATCAGCGGGCTGCCCGCCGCGCTCGCCGGCGGCGTCATCGGCTGGGGCGGGCTCGCCTACCTGGAACGGCGCCGCCGCGCGGCCGAGGCCGGTCTGCTCGGCGGGCGCTCGGAAGCGGGCATCAACACCGGTCTCACCATCGGGGAGTCCCGCCCGCGCATCGGCCGCACAGCGATCATGATCGCCGCCGTCATCGTCTCCGGGCTGGCGCTCACGGTCTCAATGATGCCCTTCGACGGCTCCGGCAACGCCCCCTCCGCGAAGGGCGGCACGACCGACGGGAAGCCCGTGGTGGACCCGTCGTCCGTCCTGCCGTCCGGCCTGACCGTCCCCGTGGGCTCCACCCGGTCCCCGGCCCCCCGCCAGTCGGACCCGGAATCCTCCCCGACGCCCGCCGACAAGCCCGACCCGGAACCCCAGGGCACCTCCGCCGCGCGCGGCGAGACGCCGAAGCCGAGCCCCGACAAGAGTGAACCGGTGTCCTGTGAGGTCGAGTACGACCTCGTCAACGAGTGGCCCGACGGCTTCCAGGCCACCATCAGCGTCACCTCCGCGAAGGCCATCGACGGCTGGCGCATCGCCTGGAGCTTCCGCGACGGCCAGCAGGTCGGCCAGATGTGGGACGCGAGCTTCTCCCAGGACGGCGGCCGGGTCACCGCGACGGCCGCCGACTACAACAGGTCCGTCGCGGCCGACGGCACCGTCTCCTTCGGCTTCCTCGCCAGCTGGCAGGGGAAGAACACGGCCCCGTTCGACTTCACGCTGAACGGCAGCAGCTGCGCGAGCTGA
- the gndA gene encoding NADP-dependent phosphogluconate dehydrogenase gives MKATAQIGVTGLAVMGRNLARNFARHGYTVALHNRTPARTKALVEDFGHEGDFVPAETAEEFVAALERPRRLMIMVQAGTATDAVIDEFAALLEPGDMIIDGGNAHFADTRRREQALRGLGIHFVGVGVSGGEEGALHGPSIMPGGSAASYAALGPMFETISAKVDGEPCVTHVGTDGAGHFVKMVHNGIEYADMQLIGEAYHLLRQVGGYEPARIAEVFRQWNKGRLDSYLMEITAEVLAHTDSATGRPFVDVVADSAGQKGTGRWTVRTALELGSPVTAIAQATFARAASGQRALRAAYRELPGGTSWDLTAYEAERFACLVEHALYASKLIAYDQGWKMILDASAEYGWDIDLGAIARIWRGGCIVRAAFLDRVRAAYEADPRRVTLLTEEGFAAEIADSQVPWREVVATAARHGVPVPAFSAALSYYDTLRAERLPAALTQGQRDYFGAHTYRRTDREGRFHTLWERADRSETEVI, from the coding sequence ATGAAGGCGACCGCGCAGATCGGCGTCACCGGCCTTGCGGTGATGGGCCGGAATCTGGCCCGGAACTTCGCCCGGCACGGTTACACCGTGGCCCTCCACAATCGGACCCCCGCCAGGACCAAGGCGCTGGTCGAGGACTTCGGGCACGAGGGCGACTTCGTCCCGGCCGAGACCGCCGAGGAGTTCGTGGCGGCCCTGGAGCGCCCCCGGCGGCTCATGATCATGGTGCAGGCGGGGACGGCCACCGATGCGGTGATCGACGAGTTCGCCGCGCTCCTGGAGCCCGGTGACATGATCATCGACGGCGGCAACGCCCACTTCGCCGACACCCGCCGCCGGGAACAGGCGCTGCGCGGGCTCGGTATCCACTTCGTGGGTGTCGGCGTCTCGGGCGGTGAGGAGGGCGCGCTGCACGGGCCGAGCATCATGCCCGGCGGCTCCGCCGCGTCCTACGCCGCGCTCGGGCCGATGTTCGAGACGATCAGTGCCAAGGTGGACGGCGAGCCCTGTGTCACCCATGTCGGCACGGACGGCGCCGGGCACTTCGTGAAAATGGTGCACAACGGCATCGAGTACGCCGACATGCAGCTGATCGGCGAGGCGTACCACCTGCTGCGCCAGGTCGGCGGCTATGAACCGGCGCGGATCGCCGAGGTCTTCCGGCAGTGGAACAAGGGGCGCCTCGACTCGTACCTGATGGAGATCACCGCCGAGGTGCTCGCCCACACCGACTCCGCCACCGGCAGACCCTTCGTGGACGTGGTGGCCGACTCCGCCGGGCAGAAGGGCACCGGCCGCTGGACCGTACGCACGGCTCTGGAGCTCGGTTCCCCGGTGACCGCCATCGCCCAGGCCACCTTCGCCCGCGCCGCCTCGGGCCAGCGGGCCCTGCGCGCCGCGTATCGCGAGCTGCCCGGCGGCACCAGCTGGGACCTCACCGCGTACGAGGCGGAGCGGTTCGCCTGTCTGGTCGAGCACGCCCTGTACGCGTCGAAGCTCATCGCCTACGACCAGGGCTGGAAGATGATCCTGGACGCGTCGGCGGAGTACGGCTGGGACATCGACCTCGGCGCGATTGCGAGGATCTGGCGCGGCGGCTGCATCGTGCGCGCCGCCTTCCTCGACCGGGTCCGTGCCGCGTACGAGGCCGATCCGCGCCGGGTCACCCTGCTCACCGAGGAGGGGTTCGCGGCCGAGATCGCCGACTCGCAGGTTCCCTGGCGCGAGGTCGTCGCCACGGCCGCCCGGCACGGTGTCCCGGTCCCGGCGTTCTCCGCCGCCCTGTCGTACTACGACACCCTGCGCGCCGAGCGCCTGCCGGCCGCCCTCACCCAGGGGCAGCGCGACTACTTCGGCGCCCACACCTACCGGCGTACCGACCGCGAGGGCCGCTTCCACACCCTCTGGGAGCGGGCCGACCGGAGCGAGACCGAGGTGATCTGA